A region from the Bradyrhizobium erythrophlei genome encodes:
- a CDS encoding HlyD family type I secretion periplasmic adaptor subunit, whose product MRRGDSPPHDLRRASRWVGESQDDAVGPQGAALILELQRLRQAFEQEQPDAPHEAKARRPARESLRPAPRQRTRQRKHKGKMGRALDVCLEQLGLSAAAPAARRIEPPPEPAAAPTRRRNEHVHEPAVTPVARRSEHGRKEAAAPAWRKSEPARELPIDPPPDRDRPILAPDDPSLINVMRPGPELPGAGDKHRSAGDKHRSMHIESPRLTLSPPQVSAKPATAVGQLIESCRVGLTTGVAFLVNRDGVADNDNARGESLALRTGRAFEGELRAGLRVLLSVGLVAGGLAVLMPMAGAVVVPGNLVVQSNVKAIQHPTGGVVAEIPVHNGQRVGAGDLLLRLDATQAQASLQMVSKQLDEARARIARLEAEREGAAQLEVPPELSARSAEATVRTLLASEQQLFKARANARRSQTDLLQSRVAQLGEEIAGLDAQVDSKSKQLELIAGELTGVQDLYDKRLVPLTRLTTLQRESARIEGERGQLTSAIAETKSKIGEAQLQIVRLDQDFRTDVVKELGENQAKEAELVERGVAARDQLERIEIRAPNSGVIHQLSAHTIGGVIRAGDTIMEVVPDLDDLQIEARLQPNDIDQVRMGQKAFIRFSAFNQRVTPQLNGQVSYVSADTTRDQQTNAPYFTVRVTLPEEERRRLVGQQLVSGMPAEVFMQTGSRTMMSYLLKPITDQLQRAFVER is encoded by the coding sequence CCGCTGGGTCGGGGAATCCCAGGATGACGCTGTCGGCCCGCAAGGCGCGGCCCTGATTCTCGAATTGCAGCGCCTTCGCCAGGCCTTCGAGCAGGAACAACCGGATGCGCCGCATGAGGCGAAAGCCCGCCGTCCCGCGCGCGAGAGTTTGCGTCCGGCTCCGCGGCAGCGAACGCGCCAGCGGAAGCACAAGGGCAAGATGGGACGAGCGCTCGATGTCTGCCTGGAGCAACTGGGACTTTCGGCCGCCGCTCCGGCGGCGCGGAGAATCGAACCCCCGCCCGAGCCAGCTGCCGCACCGACCAGGCGCCGAAACGAGCATGTGCATGAGCCGGCCGTCACTCCGGTTGCGCGCAGAAGCGAGCATGGACGCAAGGAGGCTGCCGCTCCGGCGTGGCGAAAGAGCGAACCTGCGCGCGAGTTGCCGATCGATCCGCCGCCCGACCGGGATCGCCCGATCCTTGCGCCCGACGACCCGTCCCTGATCAATGTGATGCGGCCCGGGCCGGAACTTCCGGGAGCGGGCGACAAGCATCGGTCAGCGGGCGACAAGCATCGGTCGATGCATATCGAGAGCCCTCGATTGACGCTTTCGCCTCCGCAAGTGAGCGCCAAGCCCGCAACGGCCGTTGGACAGTTGATCGAGAGCTGCCGCGTCGGCCTCACCACGGGCGTCGCTTTTCTCGTCAATCGCGATGGCGTCGCCGATAACGACAATGCGCGGGGCGAGAGCCTGGCGCTGCGGACCGGACGCGCGTTCGAGGGCGAATTGCGGGCCGGACTTCGGGTGCTGCTGAGCGTCGGCCTTGTGGCCGGGGGCCTCGCCGTGCTGATGCCGATGGCGGGCGCCGTCGTGGTTCCCGGCAATCTCGTGGTTCAATCGAACGTCAAGGCGATCCAGCATCCGACCGGCGGCGTCGTGGCGGAAATTCCGGTTCACAACGGCCAGCGGGTTGGCGCGGGCGATCTGCTGCTGCGGCTCGACGCCACCCAGGCGCAGGCCAGCCTGCAGATGGTGAGCAAGCAGCTCGATGAAGCGCGCGCCCGGATCGCCCGGCTGGAGGCCGAGCGCGAGGGCGCAGCACAGCTCGAAGTGCCGCCTGAACTTTCGGCGCGATCGGCGGAAGCCACCGTCAGGACGCTGCTGGCGTCGGAGCAACAGCTCTTCAAGGCGCGGGCCAATGCGCGCCGCAGCCAGACCGATCTTCTGCAAAGCCGCGTTGCGCAGCTCGGCGAGGAGATTGCGGGGCTCGATGCCCAGGTCGATTCAAAATCCAAGCAACTGGAACTGATCGCGGGCGAACTCACGGGCGTCCAGGACCTCTACGACAAGCGGCTCGTGCCGCTGACCCGGCTCACCACCCTGCAGCGCGAGAGCGCGCGGATCGAAGGCGAGCGCGGGCAATTGACGTCGGCGATCGCCGAAACGAAATCCAAGATCGGCGAGGCGCAGCTTCAGATCGTTCGGCTCGATCAGGACTTTCGCACCGATGTCGTCAAGGAGCTCGGCGAGAACCAGGCCAAGGAAGCCGAGCTGGTCGAGCGCGGCGTCGCGGCGCGCGACCAGCTCGAACGGATCGAAATCCGGGCGCCGAATTCGGGCGTGATCCACCAGCTTTCGGCGCACACCATCGGCGGCGTGATCCGCGCCGGCGACACCATCATGGAAGTGGTGCCGGACCTCGACGATCTGCAGATCGAGGCGCGGCTGCAGCCCAATGATATCGACCAGGTGCGGATGGGCCAGAAGGCATTCATCCGCTTCTCGGCCTTCAATCAGCGGGTGACGCCGCAGCTCAACGGTCAGGTGTCCTATGTCTCGGCCGATACCACCCGGGATCAGCAGACCAATGCGCCGTATTTCACGGTAAGAGTGACGCTCCCTGAGGAGGAACGCCGGCGCCTCGTAGGTCAGCAACTGGTCTCGGGCATGCCTGCCGAAGTCTTCATGCAGACCGGGAGCCGGACCATGATGAGTTACCTCCTGAAGCCGATCACCGATCAGCTCCAGCGCGCCTTCGTCGAGCGGTGA